From the genome of Argentina anserina chromosome 4, drPotAnse1.1, whole genome shotgun sequence, one region includes:
- the LOC126790440 gene encoding tRNA(adenine(34)) deaminase, chloroplastic, translating into MQNAYVSSTIYSFRTKASIFNDYSYLLNERFDRNPIHSLIISTPTPCCCDCCAFLTPRVPINPCYLYGLRQSSLLQWSGSRRLLFGGRDRVCYRVQECEPGPGCCEVSWGVRSGYRRDGRRGKGKCGCVVEEEGESEACDSEGLSDVDAVLSLLSEEVGEECFGTGRNRFKRVEVEGRSRRRGNVGLSKRVEEESRRILSGSKRNVSLSRVEEKSRRRLGAGKRNLSFAKRVEEESRSLRGREKGESSGKGRENIESVSKGVQVDLEESNRSECSSWEKKSNGRYSSTESNSKKWLESTRVGFSEKDYRHREQTGMLLRAENHRGRKEGSSCSSYYSLSSGDFGNEADARDKHGILEEPGSSVYDHSQYDRGRYDGEISEEFRNRIDDAEASNEISKRRINIVEGGGMWDWRKKSEKKLTDVVIEETNASNKSSEMHSRVMKTNKSDLAKASGSQKQFDDERENSYWTPGTKEQYSQRGTRVVIENESRSKFQEGKDTLEVHIKDAETTSQSQRRHSDREQNLAVATNLVQEARDENYKTTSHISQREDLKLSRVPQVQVVDTERTSNRRRQSETRTNQEENKYMGLIPVVQTEEQCRHIGHQVDQNATYIVQSRKGTNDIAGVSLVPASDTATNTNSQRTFDKRSTNQESGKVLAASVKETIQRYKQADEKLMRVKSRKGAESSSKASSIEEKDSEEHFSFQASLSTVFQARMQQEDFEGHKKSPQAPLLPPPSQLIARGARFGLLRETATQEGSPETSEGNSAVNYESCGGNSNTETPAEILYLNNPEDALDSAHRSDESSSQFVDEFFDKIQYGVSTSENQTAKRVSRAELVYGSEKYGQVTLTSSCSRNGSDETQGETTDLITPQDALGSAQRFEKSTSQFVGEFSEKVRHEASTSEEYGSETVSEAQCMPGGEKNGQRTSDQCGSEQSQPRGNESRRSSGGSGTKGPSIEMWDVTDTGNTSSLKSSEEEKPEATKTSEKSEATSASEKSEATLASEKLEAGTTSGNVVAKRTGRSIWNLVADLVKLRWNSHAETHPSAVRSGEKISSTESASSEGWLSGRETEESSEVNVKREKGMQPETTINQLQPVISFSQSEEVSNTGKSKDKVRYLETGMTSSPNREESRLTSKSISLSSGEETLSPKDYQKNFRGTSSGIQIVESSQPQITTGIKSHLIEEISNAGYTISGSGSKENMDQFGRQKLGEESDNVLKGAEMKLSKLKRNKQVLKDKFDEWEEAHTRESEQRKNDEFFMREALLEAKKAADTWEVPVGAVLVQQGRVIARGFNLVEELRDSTAHAEMICIREASSVLRTWRLADCTLYVTLEPCPMCAGAIYQARVDTVVWGAPNKLLGADGSWIRLFPDGSQGSESEQSNKPAAPVHPFHPNITIRRGVLASECADIMQQFFQLRRRKKEKRQSTPPAPPSTRAVSHHPRKILNKLHDVFHIMFCL; encoded by the exons ATGCAGAACGCATATGTTAGCTCAACTATTTACTCTTTCAGAACCAAAGCTTCAATCTTTAATGACTACTCTTACTTGTTGAATGAGAGATTTGATAGAAACCCAATTCACTCATTGATAATATCAACACCAACACCGTGTTGTTGTGATTGTTGTGCATTTTTGACTCCAAGAGTGCCCATAAACCCATGTTACTTATATGGATTGAGGCAGTCGTCTCTGCTTCAATGGTCAGGTTCTAGAAGGTTGTTATTTGGTGGGAGGGACCGGGTTTGTTACCGGGTTCAGGAATGTGAACCGGGTCCGGGTTGTTGTGAGGTGTCTTGGGGAGTAAGGAGTGGTTATAGAAGGGATGGGAGGAGAGGGAAGGGGAAATGTGGTTGTGTGGTAGAGGAGGAAGGGGAGAGTGAAGCTTGCGATTCGGAGGGGCTTAGTGATGTTGATGCTGTGTTGAGTTTGTTGAGTGAGGAAGTGGGGGAGGAGTGTTTCGGAACGGGGAGGAATAGGTTTAAGAGAGTGGAAGTTGAGGGGAGGAGTAGGAGGAGGGGAAATGTGGGTTTGTCGAAGAGGGTGGAAGAGGAGAGTAGGAGGATTTTGAGTGGTAGTAAGAGAAATGTGAGTTTGTCGAGAGTGGAGGAAAAGAGTAGGAGGAGATTGGGGGCTGGGAagagaaatttgagttttgcgAAGAGAGTAGAAGAGGAGAGTAGGAGTTTGAGGGGTAGAGAGAAAGGTGAGAGTTCTGGTAAGGGAAGAGAAAATATTGAGAGTGTATCAAAGGGAGTGCAAGTAGATTTGGAAGAAAGTAACAGGAGTGAGTGTAGCAGTTGGGAGAAGAAAAGTAATGGTAGGTACTCATCTACAGAGAGTAATTCAAAGAAATGGTTGGAATCTACCAGAGTCGGGTTTAGTGAAAAGGATTACAGACACAGAGAACAAACAGGAATGCTTTTAAGAGCTGAAAATCATAGGGGAAGGAAAGAGGGTTCCAGTTGTTCATCTTATTACTCCTTGTCATCAGGAGATTTTGGAAATGAGGCAGACGCCAGGGATAAGCATGGCATTTTGGAGGAACCAGGTTCAAGTGTGTATGATCATTCACAATATGATAGAGGTAGATATGATGGAGAAATCAGTGAAGAGTTTAGGAATCGTATAGATGATGCTGAGGCTAGTAATGAAATATCAAAGCGGAGAATTAATATAGTTGAGGGGGGTGGTATGTGGGATTGGAGGAAGAAGTCAGAAAAAAAGCTTACAGACGTAGtgattgaagaaacaaatgCATCAAATAAATCCTCTGAAATGCATTCAAGAGTAATGAAGACCAATAAAAGTGATCTAGCAAAGGCCTCTGGGTCACAAAAGCAGTTTGATGATGAGAGGGAGAATTCCTATTGGACACCAGGAACAAAAGAACAGTATAGTCAAAGAGGAACGCGAGTTGTTATTGAGAACGAATCTAGAAGTAAATTTCAAGAAGGCAAAGATACACTAGAAGTCCATATAAAAGATGCTGAAACAACATCCCAGTCGCAAAGGAGACATAGTGACAGGGAACAAAACCTGGCTGTGGCTACGAACTTGGTACAGGAGGCAAGAGATGAGAATTACAAGACAACTAGCCATATCAGTCAAAGGGAAGATTTGAAACTCTCAAGAGTGCCACAAGTTCAAGTTGTTGATACTGAAAGGACCTCCAATAGGCGGAGACAGTCTGAGACAAGGACTAACcaggaagaaaacaaatatatgGGGCTGATTCCAGTTGTCCAGACAGAAGAGCAATGCCGCCATATAGGGCATCAAGTCGATCAAAATGCTACTTATATAGTTCAATCCAGAAAAGGCACCAATGATATTGCTGGAGTGTCATTGGTTCCTGCAAGTGATACGGCAACAAATACCAATTCGCAAAGAACCTTTGACAAGAGATCTACCAATCAAGAAAGTGGTAAGGTATTGGCAGCATCAGTTAAGGAAACAATACAGAGATATAAACAAGCTGATGAGAAACTCATGCGAGTTAAATCAAGAAAAGGGGCTGAAAGTTCATCAAAAGCATCAAGTATTGAGGAAAAAGACTCAGAAGAACATTTTAGTTTCCAAGCATCTTTGAGTACGGTTTTCCAAGCTAGAATGCAACAGGAGGATTTTGAGGGGCATAAAAAAAGTCCACAGGCACCATTGTTACCTCCCCCTTCTCAATTGATTGCTAGAGGGGCACGTTTTGGGTTGTTGAGGGAGACTGCAACTCAGGAAGGATCTCCAGAAACTTCAGAGGGTAATTCAGCTGTGAACTATGAATCTTGTGGTGGAAACAGTAACACTGAGACTCCAGCAGAGATTTTATACCTCAATAATCCTGAGGATGCTTTGGATTCAGCTCATCGGTCAGATGAATCATCTTCTCAGTTTGTTGATGAATTCTTTGATAAAATTCAATATGGAGTCTCAACTTCTGAAAACCAGACTGCAAAGAGAGTTTCTAGAGCAGAGTTGGTATATGGAAGTGAGAAGTATGGGCAAGTGACTCTGACTTCATCATGCAGCAGAAATGGAAGTGATGAGACCCAAGGGGAGACCACCGACCTCATTACTCCTCAAGATGCTTTGGGTTCAGCTCAGCGTTTTGAGAAATCAACTTCACAGTTTGTTGGGGAGTTCTCTGAGAAGGTAAGGCATGAAGCCTCAACTTCTGAAGAATATGGCTCAGAGACAGTTTCTGAAGCACAATGTATGCCTGGAGGTGAGAAAAATGGGCAAAGAACTTCAGATCAATGTGGGTCTGAACAGTCTCAGCCAAGGGGGAATGAGTCAAGGCGTTCATCTGGAGGTTCTGGAACCAAGGGGCCTTCAATTGAAATGTGGGATGTGACCGACACTGGCAACACATCAAGTCTTAAAAGCTCCGAGGAAGAAAAACCAGAGGCTACTAAAACTAGTGAAAAATCAGAGGCTACTTCAGCAAGTGAAAAATCAGAGGCTACTCTAGCAAGTGAAAAATTAGAGGCTGGGACAACAAGTGGGAATGTCGTTGCCAAGAGAACTGGCCGCTCCATATGGAATCTTGTTGCGGATTTAGTTAAGCTGAGGTGGAATTCTCATGCTGAGACCCATCCTTCTGCTGTAAGGTCAGGTGAAAAGATTTCATCAACTGAATCTGCAAGTAGTGAGGGATGGCTTTCTGGCCGTGAGACTGAGGAGAGCAGTGAAGTGAATGTGAAGCGGGAAAAAGGCATGCAGCCAGAGACCACCATCAATCAGCTACAACCAGTGATATCATTTTCTCAAAGTGAAGAAGTGTCTAACACTGGTAAGTCGAAGGACAAAGTCAGATATCTTGAAACAGGTATGACATCTTCTCCAAATAGAGAGGAAAGTAGGTTGACATCAAAATCCATTTCTTTGTCTTCTGGTGAGGAGACTTTGAGTCCAAAAGATTATCAAAAGAATTTTCGAGGTACTTCTTCTGGCATTCAAATAGTTGAATCATCACAACCACAAATCACTACTGGCATTAAGTCCCATCTTATCGAAGAAATTTCAAATGCTGGTTACACCATCTCTGGAAGTGGTTCAAAGGAGAACATGGACCAATTTGGTCGTCAGAAGTTGGGTGAAGAGTCTGACAATGTACTAAAGGGTGCAGAAATGAAACTAAGTAAGCTTAAAAGGAATAAGCAAGTCCTGAAAGACAAATTTGATGAATGGGAAGAAGCTCATACTCGTGAAAGTGAACAGAgaaaaaatgatgaattttttatgAGAGAAGCACTGCTGGAAGCAAAGAAAGCTGCTGATACTTGGGAGGTTCCTGTTGGTGCTGTACTGGTGCAACAGGGGAGAGTCATTGCACGTGGATTTAACCT AGTGGAAGAATTACGAGATTCAACAGCCCATGCTGAAATGATATGCATAAGGGAGGCTTCAAGTGTTCTTCGGACTTGGAGGCTTGCG GATTGTACACTTTATGTAACACTTGAACCCTGCCCTATGTGTGCTGGAGCAATTTATCAAGCAAGAGTTGACACTGTTGTATGGGGAGCTCCTAATAAGCTTCTTGGAGCTGATGGCAGCTGGATAAG GCTTTTTCCTGATGGTAGCCAAGGGAGTGAATCGGAACAGTCAAACAAGCCAGCTGCGCCAGTCCACCCATTCCACCCGAACATAACCATCCGACGAGGCGTGTTGGCATCAGAGTGCGCAGATATAATGCAGCAATTCTTCCAACTGAGAAGgagaaagaaggaaaagagGCAATCGACTCCACCAGCTCCACCCTCGACCCGTGCTGTTTCTCACCATCCACGGAAGATACTTAACAAGCTGCACGACGTCTTCCACATAATGTTCTGTTTATGA
- the LOC126790454 gene encoding lysine-rich arabinogalactan protein 19: protein MASTLLVVVLTCLTFQLVLTNAQAPAAAPTTATTPPPSTTPVAPAAQPPTSVTPPPVTPAATPPTTPPTSPAPKVAPATSPTVPPPKTPPTQPPKISPISTPTQPPPLPPPTLPPQVPPTPAPAKGAPVPSPSQAPPVPAPTPLKASPAPAPAVAEPAPAPVEVPSPAPAPHKHKKRKHKHRRHHHAPAPAPTVQSPPAPPIVTDAEDTTPAPSPSLDLSGGNALHQKGAKSAIWITTGLAMAILLAITN, encoded by the exons ATGGCTTCCACTCTTTTGGTCGTGGTTCTAACCTGTCTCACCTTTCAACTAGTCCTCACCAATGCACAAGCACCAGCAGCTGCACCCACTACGGCCACAACACCGCCACCTTCTACCACACCTGTTGCCCCAGCTGCACAACCACCAACCTCTGTAACACCACCCCCTGTAACTCCAGCAGCAACCCCACCCACAACTCCACCAACATCACCAGCCCCTAAAGTCGCACCAGCCACAAGCCCAACAGTTCCACCCCCAAAAACTCCACCAACACAACCGCCAAAGATTTCACCAATCTCAACTCCAACTCAGCCACCACCACTCCCACCTCCAACATTACCACCACAGGTGCCCCCAACACCAGCACCAGCTAAGGGAGCACCAGTGCCCTCACCATCACAAGCACCACCAGTCCCAGCGCCAACACCATTAAAAGCATCACCAGCTCCTGCACCAGCTGTTGCAGAACCAGCTCCGGCACCTGTGGAAGTGCCATCACCTGCACCAGCTCCACATAAACACAAGAAAAGAAAGCACAAACACAGGAGGCATCATCATGCACCAGCACCAGCGCCAACCGTCCAAAGTCCTCCAGCCCCACCTATAGTGACAGATGCAGAGGATACAACACCAGCCCCATCACCAAGCTTGGATTTG AGTGGAGGAAATGCACTGCACCAGAAAGGAGCAAAGTCTGCTATATGGATTACAACTGGATTAGCTATGGCTATACTGCTAGCAATTACAAACTAA
- the LOC126790441 gene encoding putative phospholipid-transporting ATPase 9 produces MGKSGGRKRRLHFSKIYSFKRGRASLKEEHSQIGGPGFSRVVFCNEPDSFEAGIRNYADNYVSTTKYTVATFLPKSLFEQFRRVANFYFLVTGVLSFTPLAPYSAVSAIVPLIFIISATMTKEGIEDWRRKQQDNEVNNRKVKVHKGGGDFDYTEWKNLRVGNIVRVEKDEFFPTDLLLLSSSYEDAICYVETMNLDGETNLKLKQSLEVTSSLQEDTSIRDFHAMVKCEDPNANLYSFVGTMDFEKQQYPLSPQQLLLRDSKLRNTEYIYGVVIFTGVDTKVIQNSTPPPSKRSRVEKKMDKIIYLLFGVLFTLASVGSIFFGIETSDDIDNGVMKRWYLKPDNSTKYFDPKRAPMAGIYHFLTALMLYANFIPISLYVSIEIVKVLQSVFINQDIHMYYEEADKPAHARTSNLNEELGQVDTILSDKTGTLTCNSMEFIKCSVAGTAYGRGFTEVERSMGRRNGSPVHEALAGEQDDTAPIKGFNFKDERIMNGNWVNEPHGDLIQNFFRLLAVCHTAIPEVDEVTGKVMYEAESPDEAAFVIAAREVGFEVYKRTQTSISVRELDRASGEKVERLYTLLNLLEFNSTRKRMSVIVRNDEGTILLLSKGADNVMFERLAKNGREFEEETKEHLNGYADAGLRTLILAYRELQEDEYTEFNAKLIKAKNSISGDRETLIDEVTDNVEKDLILLGATAVEDKLQNGVPDCIDKLAQAGIKIWVLTGDKMETAINIGFACSLLRQGMKQIMINLESPDIKVLEKEGDKDTITSASRASVLHQMNKGKAQLTASSGSSEAYALIIDGKSLAYALEDDMKSLFLELAIGCASVICCRSSPKQKALVTRLVRSETGKTTLAIGDGANDVGMLQEADIGIGISGVEGMQAVMSSDIAIAQFRYLERLLLVHGHWCYRRISSMICYFFYKNITFGLTLFLYEASTTFSGQPAYNDWFLSLYNVFFSSLPVVAMGIFDQDVSARFCLKFPLLYQEGVQNILFSWRRIIGWMLNALISAVIIFFFCMKALQPCAFHPDGKTAGKDIVGATMYTCTVWVVNLQMALAISYFTLIQHLVIWGSIVLWYLFMLGYGAMSPTLSTNAYKVFIETLAPSPSFWLITLLVPISALLPYFTYSTLRMRFFPLYHKMIQWIRYEGQSNDPEFCDLVRQRSLRPTTVGFTARLAARANKVRR; encoded by the exons atgggGAAGAGTGGTGGGAGAAAGAGAAGGCTGCATTTCAGCAAGATCTATTCTTTCAAGCGCGGTAGAGCTTCTTTGAAGGAGGAGCATTCACAGATTGGAGGGCCAGGATTTTCCAGAGTGGTTTTCTGCAACGAACCGGATTCATTTGAGGCCGGGATTAGAAATTATGCAGATAATTATGTTAGTACTACTAAGTATACAGTGGCTACATTCTTGCCCAAGTCTTTGTTTGAGCAGTTCAGGAGGGTAGCTAACTTCTACTTCTTGGTTACTGGAGTTTTGTCCTTCACTCCTCTGGCTCCATACTCTGCTGTCAGTGCCATCGTTCCTCTGATCTTCATTATTAGCGCGACGATGACGAAGGAGGGGATCGAAGATTGGCGTCGGAAACAGCAG gataATGAAGTGAACAATAGAAAGGTTAAAGTGCACAAGGGTGGTGGCGATTTTGACTATACTGAATGGAAGAATCTGAGAGTGGGTAATATAGTGAGAGTGGAAAAAGATGAATTCTTTCCAACAGATCTCCTGTTACTTTCTTCTAGTTATGAAGATGCAATCTGCTATGTTGAGACAATGAACCTTGATGGTGAGACAAACTTAAAGTTGAAACAATCCTTGGAGGTGACTTCATCTTTACAGGAGGACACCAGCATCAGGGATTTTCATGCCATGGTGAAATGTGAGGATCCAAATGCAAATTTGTATTCATTTGTTGGAACTATGGATTTTGAAAAGCAGCAGTATCCCCTCTCTCCTCAACAGCTTCTCCTCAGAGACTCTAAACTCCGTAATACTGAATACATATACGGAGTGGTTATCTTCACCGGTGTTGATACAAAGGTTATTCAAAACTCCACTCCCCCTCCTTCAAAGAGAAGCAGAGTTGAGAAGAAGATGGATAAAATCATCTACCTCTTGTTTGGTGTTTTATTTACATTGGCTTCGGTTGGATCCATTTTCTTTGGCATTGAAACCAGTGATGACATAGACAATGGGGTCATGAAAAGGTGGTATCTGAAGCCAGATAATTCTACAAAATACTTTGATCCCAAAAGAGCTCCTATGGCAGGAATTTATCACTTCCTGACTGCTCTGATGTTATATGCTAACTTCATCCCTATCTCCTTGTATGTGTCAATAGAAATTGTTAAAGTTCTTCAGAGTGTCTTCATCAATCAAGATATTCACATGTACTATGAAGAAGCTGATAAACCAGCTCATGCTCGTACCTCAAACTTGAATGAAGAACTTGGCCAAGTTGACACAATTCTTTCGGACAAGACTGGAACTTTGACGTGCAATTCAATGGAGTTCATCAAATGTTCTGTGGCTGGAACAGCTTACGGCCGTGGTTTTACAGAGGTTGAGAGGTCTATGGGCAGGCGAAATGGTTCACCAGTTCATGAAGCTCTTGCTGGAGAGCAGGATGACACTGCACCCATTAAAGGCTTTAATTTTAAAGATGAAAGAATCATGAATGGAAACTGGGTTAATGAGCCTCATGGAGATCTCATCCAGAATTTTTTCCGCTTATTAGCAGTCTGCCATACAGCCATTCCAGAAGTTGATGAAGTAACTGGCAAGGTTATGTATGAGGCTGAGTCTCCTGATGAAGCAGCATTTGTGATTGCAGCTAGAGAAGTTGGTTTCGAAGTCTATAAAAGGACGCAAACAAGCATATCAGTGAGAGAGTTGGACAGGGCCTCTGGAGAGAAAGTTGAAAG GTTGTACACTCTTTTGAATCTGTTAGAGTTCAACAGCACTAGGAAGCGGATGTCTGTGATTGTAAGAAATGATGAAGGAACTATATTATTGCTCTCTAAAGGTGCCGATAA TGTCATGTTTGAAAGGCTTGCTAAAAATGGGAGGGAGTTTGAAGAAGAGACAAAGGAGCATTTGAATGGGTATGCTGATGCAGGGCTGAGGACTTTGATACTCGCCTACCGTGAACTTCAGGAAGATGAATACACAGAGTTCAATGCAAAACTTATCAAGGCCAAGAACTCAATTAGTGGAGACCGCGaaacattgattgatgaagtAACAGACAATGTTGAGAAGGATCTAATTCTTCTTGGTGCAACAGCTGTTGAGGACAAACTTCAAAATGGGGTTCCTGATTGTATCGACAAGCTTGCCCAAGCAGGAATTAAGATTTGGGTTTTGACCGGAGACAAGATGGAAACTGCCATCAACATTGG GTTTGCCTGTAGCTTACTCAGACAAGGAATGAAGCAGATTATGATAAATTTGGAGTCTCCAGACATTAAGGTGCTGGAAAAGGAAGGAGATAAGGATACCATCACCTCG GCATCACGAGCAAGTGTCCTCCATCAGATGAATAAGGGAAAGGCCCAGCTTACAGCATCAAGTGGGAGTTCCGAGGCATATGCATTGATCATTGATGGAAAGTCTCTTGCGTATGCTCTTGAGGATGATATGAAGTCATTGTTTCTAGAGCTTGCAATTGGCTGTGCATCTGTTATTTGTTGCCGTTCATCACCAAAACAGAAAGCACTG GTCACTAGACTGGTCAGATCAGAAACTGGGAAAACAACTCTTGCAATTGGTGATGGCGCCAATGATGTGGGAATGCTCCAAGAAGCAGATATTGGGATTGGAATTAGTGGTGTTGAAGGAATGCAG GCGGTCATGTCAAGTGATATTGCTATTGCACAATTTCGTTATTTGGAGCGCCTGCTGCTGGTGCACGGACATTGGTGTTACAGAAGAATCTCATCAATG ATTTGCTACTTCTTCTACAAGAACATCACATTTGGTTTAACACTATTCCTATACGAGGCATCCACAACCTTTTCTGGACAGCCTGCATATAATGACTGGTTTTTGTCACTATATAATGTATTCTTCTCATCTCTTCCGGTGGTTGCCATGGGAATTTTCGACCAGGATGTCTCTGCACGATTCTGTCTCAAG TTCCCTCTATTGTACCAAGAAGGAGTGCAGAATATTCTATTCAGCTGGCGTAGAATAATCGGTTGGATGTTGAATGCACTAATAAGTGCTGTGATTATCTTCTTTTTCTGCATGAAAGCGCTACAACCATGTGCCTTCCATCCTGATGGGAAAACTGCTGGGAAGGACATTGTAGGAGCAACAATGTACACATGCACAGTTTGGGTTGTGAACTTGCAGATGGCACTTGCCATTAGTTACTTCACCTTGATACAACACCTTGTTATCTGGGGTTCCATTGTTCTCTGGTATCTTTTTATGCTAGGATATGGAGCCATGTCACCCACGCTCTCTACCAATGCTTACAAAGTCTTCATTGAAACCCTTGCCCCCAGCCCTTCTTTCTGGCTTATCACATTGCTTGTGCCAATCTCAGCTCTACTCCCATATTTCACATACTCCACACTTCGGATGCGGTTCTTTCCTTTGTATCATAAAATGATACAATGGATTAGGTACGAGGGACAGTCAAATGATCCCGAGTTTTGTGATTTGGTTCGGCAGAGATCTTTGCGGCCAACAACCGTTGGTTTCACAGCACGCTTAGCAGCTAGGGCCAACAAAGTAAGAAGATAG
- the LOC126790457 gene encoding uncharacterized protein LOC126790457, with translation MSPLNHSLHHHHPLPPDFFATMEDCNMLAADCVVISCCCQCLVLQITIFIFFKLPCKLIKKTRAYTMKKLQQRKKKGIVVESRTVYQCENDIVSILGESMRSTEEIHSCSCCIEEVDKVLEEMYQRGEFGFGSFWGGGELGFSPTHRLGKDDQFNPSFVRYHLIEMNQRFDSVSY, from the coding sequence ATGTCTCCTCTAAACCATTCTCTTCACCACCATCACCCTCTTCCTCCCGATTTCTTTGCCACCATGGAAGATTGCAACATGCTCGCTGCAGATTGCGTTGTGATCTCGTGCTGCTGCCAATGCTTGGTCCTCCAAATcaccatcttcatcttcttcaagctTCCTTGCAAGTTGATCAAGAAAACAAGGGCCTACACCATGAAGAAGCttcaacaaagaaagaaaaaagggaTTGTTGTGGAAAGCAGAACAGTATATCAATGTGAAAACGACATTGTGAGTATCCTCGGAGAATCTATGAGATCTACGGAGGAAATCCACAGTTGCAGTTGTTGCATAGAAGAGGTGGACAAGGTTCTAGAGGAGATGTATCAGAGAggagagtttggatttggaagcTTTTGGGGTGGAGGAGAACTGGGTTTCTCTCCAACCCATCGTTTAGGAAAAGACGATCAATTCAACCCTAGTTTTGTACGATATCATTTGATTGAAATGAATCAAAGGTTTGACTCAGTTAGCTATTGA
- the LOC126790458 gene encoding probable calcium-binding protein CML16 — translation MMARLETEQLKQLKDIFMRFDMNSDGSLTHLELGALLRSLGVKPHGDQLHVLLNNMDANGNGAVEFEELVNAILPNMNDEILVNQEQLMEVFRSFDRDGNGYITAAELAGSMAKMGHPLTYRELSDMMREADSNGDGVISFNEFATIMSRSAANFLGI, via the coding sequence ATGATGGCGAGGCTCGAGACCGAACAGCTCAAACAGCTTAAAGACATCTTCATGAGGTTTGACATGAACTCCGACGGCAGCCTAACCCACCTGGAGCTGGGGGCGCTGCTCCGGTCCCTCGGTGTCAAGCCCCACGGCGACCAGCTCCACGTTCTGCTGAACAACATGGACGCCAATGGAAACGGCGCTGTTGAGTTCGAGGAGTTGGTAAACGCCATCTTGCCGAATATGAACGACGAGATTCTGGTGAACCAAGAGCAACTCATGGAGGTGTTCCGGTCGTTCGACCGCGACGGTAACGGCTACATAACGGCGGCCGAGCTGGCGGGGTCGATGGCCAAGATGGGACACCCCTTAACGTACCGGGAGTTGTCTGATATGATGAGGGAGGCCGACTCCAACGGTGACGGTGTCATCAGCTTCAACGAGTTCGCCACCATCATGTCACGGTCCGCCGCTAACTTTCTCGGAATATGA